One window from the genome of Nicotiana sylvestris chromosome 9, ASM39365v2, whole genome shotgun sequence encodes:
- the LOC138876946 gene encoding uncharacterized protein: MSNSQAAPIHTDNGLDLHGENDSIAAPGNGLPLADLDGVPVVDPIDASSYVAINGNLVIDPESSVRRDTQQAAIAQLQNQNHAPSRIEPEPSQEVVRRVESVQNRSNGGESGTNPAIMKIFKELTKRVESGEKKIEANDKKTDPTKRNLNQMYKYHGTHGHRTEDCRQLREEVAQLLNEGHLREFLSDRAKNHFKNTDSNRQNDQEEPLHVIHMIVRGVDIPQGLVLKCTEVSISREKRTRDYVPEVTLSFNDEDAKGIVQPHNDALVARPTLFNQECRIARLQDQVVPAAQVLNGFNMACETTKGEITLPMNVAGTIQETNFHVIKGDMRYNALFGRP, from the exons atgtcaaactctcaagcagCACCCATACACACAGACAATGGCCTTGATCTCCATGGCGAGAACGACAGCATTGCCGCCCCAGGGAATGGACTACCTCTAGCTGACCTCGATGGAGTCCCGGTCGTAGACCCAATCGATGCCAGTTCCTATGTTGCTATTAATGGGAATTTGGTCATCGATCCTGAAAGTAGCGTCCGCAGAGAC ACTCAACAAGCTGCAATAGCACAACTCCAAAACCAGAACCATGCACCAAGCAGGATCGAGCCCGAGCCTTCACAGGAGGTTGTTCGTAGGGTCGAATCGGTGCAAAATAGATCAAATGGAGGTGAATCAGGGACCAATCCCGCAATCATGAAGATCTTCAAGGAACTAACAAAGCGAGTTGAATCGggggaaaagaaaattgaagcaAATGACAAAAAG ACTGATCCAACCAAGAGAAATCTCAATCAGATGTACAAGTATCATGGCACCCATGGCCATAGAACGGAAGATTGCAGGCAGCTAAGGGAGGAAGTAGCCCAGTTGCTCAACGAAGGGCACCTTCGAGAGTTCTTAAGCGATCGGGCCAAGAATCACTTCAAAAACACGGATTCAAACAGACAGAACGATCAAGAAGAGCCACTTCACGTGATTCACATGATTGTTAGAGGGGTTGATATTCCCCAAGGACTAGTATTAAAATGCACCGAAGTGTCGATCTCAAGGGAGAAGCGAACTCGAGATTACGTACCAGAAGTAACCTTGTCTTTCAATGACGAGGATGCAAAAGGGATCGTGCAACCccataacgacgcactg gtagctcggccaacattattcaATCAAGAGTGTAGAATAGCTCGGCTGCAGGATCAGGTTGTGCCCGCAGCCCAAGTgctaaatggcttcaacatggcgtGTGAAACCACCAAAGGTGAAATAACTTTGCCGATGAACGTGGCTGGGACTATCCAAGAGACAAATTTCCATGTGATCAAGGGtgatatgaggtacaatgccctATTCGGGAGGCCATAG